A genomic window from Lycium barbarum isolate Lr01 chromosome 4, ASM1917538v2, whole genome shotgun sequence includes:
- the LOC132638551 gene encoding uncharacterized protein LOC132638551: MGETSQAQRATRARVYDLPEVVPHSEGSATPPLVQPGAGPSAAPEVRVPAPETPAPQPWAEDRTLREAVQLLTTIVAGQARRRGRRDDDDDDRRDSLRVREFLLCGPPEFFGSKPDEDPHDFIRGMRRALDLVRASETESVELASHRLRDVAAHWYETWELSRGEGAPLATWDQFVTAFTRHFLPPELRRERADRFLHLQQRGRSVREYNLEFDSLARYAPAVVADMSDRMHRYVMGLDHYLIDGCMAVSLQTDMDIAHLQAYAQGMENRH; this comes from the coding sequence atgggagagactagtcaggcacagcgagctacccgggctcgtgtttatgatttgcctgaggttgtgcctcattctgaggggtctgctacacccccactagtacagcctggagcaggaccttcagcagctccagaggtccgtgtacccgctcctgagactccagctcctcagccatgggcggaggataggaccctgagggaggctgtacagttgttgaccacaatagtagcgggacaggctcgcaggcgcgggcggagggacgatgatgatgatgacaggcgggacagcctgagagttcgggagttcttattatgtggccctccagagtttttcgggtctaagcccgacgaggacccccatgactttattcgggggatgcggcgtgcattagacttggtcagggcttcagagaccgagtcggttgagctggcctcgcatagacttcgggatgttgccgctcactggtatgagacttgggagttatccaggggtgagggtgctcctctagctacgtgggatcagtttgtgactgctttcacccgccactttctgcccccagagttacgacgagaGCGAGCcgatcggtttttacatctgcagcagaggggtcgaagcgttcgtgaatataatctggagtttgattccctggcccggtatgcacctgccgtggtagcagatatgtctgatcggatgcatagatatgttatggggttggatcattacttgatcgacggctgtatggcggtgtcattgcagacagatatggacattgcccatctacaggcctacgcccaggggatggagaaccgacactga
- the LOC132636329 gene encoding glucan endo-1,3-beta-glucosidase 12-like: MATFTFPSLFILLLSFLSIANSGSVGINYGRIANNLPSPAQVVQLLKTQGVNKVKLYDTDSNVLKSLSGSNISVTVALPNEQLSDAASKQSFTDSWIQSNILSYYPKTLIEFIAVGNEVFADPNNTTRFLVPAMKNVYSSLVKYNVASKIKVTSPVALSALGNSYPSSSGSFKPDLIEPVIKPMLSFLKQTGSPLMVNIYPFFAYIANTDTISLDYALFRDNKGQTDPKNGLVYKSLFEAQIDAVYAAMKALNFDDVAMAISETGWPSKGDESEVGATAANAAAYNGNLVRRVLTGSGTPLKPNEPLNVYLFALFNENQKPGPTSERNYGLFYPNQQRVYNIPLTKEGLESGAPTVNNGSKSTVVTAPTSSPLPAPIGDVEASKAVNTWCVANEKATREKLQAALDYACGQGGADCHPIQPGATCYNPDSLEAHASYAFNSYYQKKARGTGTCDFSGAAHVVTQHPNYGSCKFPTGY; this comes from the exons ATGGCCACTTTTACATTTCCATCTCTCTTTATTCTACTACTTTCTTTTCTCTCCATTGCGAATTCGGGATCCGTTGGAATTAATTATGGCCGAATTGCTAATAATCTTCCATCTCCAGCTCAAGTTGTACAGCTTCTCAAAACCCAAGGGGTTAACAAAGTAAAGCTTTACGATACTGATTCCAATGTACTTAAGTCCCTTTCTGGCTCGAATATATCCGTTACTGTTGCCCTTCCTAATGAGCAACTTTCGGATGCAGCCTCTAAACAATCTTTTACTGATTCATGGATACAATCCAACATTCTTTCTTATTACCCGAAAACCCTCATTGAATTTATCGCTGTTGGAAACGAAGTTTTCGCTGATCCGAATAACACCACCCGGTTTCTGGTACCTGCTATGAAAAATGTCTATTCTTCTCTCGTAAAATACAACGTTGCTTCGAAAATAAAAGTGACTTCACCTGTTGCACTTAGTGCTTTGGGAAATTCCTATCCTTCATCATCCGGTTCGTTTAAACCAGATCTTATCGAACCTGTTATTAAACCCATGTTGAGTTTCCTTAAACAAACCGGTTCACCCCTTATGGTGAATATTTACCCGTTTTTCGCGTATATCGCGAATACGGACACAATATCATTGGACTACGCTTTGTTTCGCGATAACAAAGGCCAAACGGACCCGAAAAATGGGCTTGTTTACAAAAGCCTTTTCGAGGCCCAAATAGATGCGGTTTACGCAGCGATGAAAGCTTTGAATTTTGATGACGTGGCAATGGCGATATCCGAAACTGGCTGGCCTAGTAAAGGTGATGAAAGCGAGGTTGGTGCAACTGCTGCCAATGCTGCTGCTTACAATGGCAATTTGGTAAGAAGAGTTCTTACTGGAAGTGGGACCCCTTTAAAGCCCAATGAACCACTTAATGTCTATTTATTCGCTTTGTTCAATGAGAATCAAAAGCCCGGGCCCACTTCCGAGAGGAATTACGGGCTTTTCTATCCTAATCAACAGAGGGTTTATAATATACCGCTTACCAAAGAGGGTCTAGAGAGCGGGGCCCCCACGGTGAATAACGGAAGCAAAAGCACGGTGGTAACGGCTCCAACATCCTCGCCGTTGCCAGCGCCGATTGGTGATGTGGAGGCTAGTAAGGCGGTGAACACGTGGTGCGTGGCCAATGAAAAAGCGACACGTGAGAAGTTGCAAGCGGCGTTGGACTATGCTTGTGGTCAAGGTGGGGCTGATTGCCATCCGATTCAGCCGGGTGCCACGTGTTACAATCCGGATTCACTTGAGGCACACGCTTCTTATGCCTTCAATAGCTATTATCAGAAAAAAGCACGTGGGACTGGCACGTGCGATTTCAGTGGAGCAGCCCATGTTGTCACTCAACATCCTA ATTATGGCAGTTGCAAGTTTCCAACAGGATATTGA